The genomic region CGGGAATGTTCAACTTCTGTACTATCTTAGTCAAATCCGTTTCCATCATCTCATCCCACATCTTCTGATATTGGCTCGAGTTTTTACCACGCCATAAATTTATCTTTTCACTAAGGGTATACTCCCTACTCTGAAAGCTTGTGAAAAAGACACCCGTGATTACCGACTTCATATTGTGCATCGTACCTATGCCAAGCCTATGCATCGCTACGTCACGTAGATTACGATATGCCTTTGGCACAGCATTCATTTCAGGTATAGGAAACTTCTCAAGCTTTTGGACCATTCTTATATCCCTGGCCTTCGTATACTGTTCTATCATATATTTGTATGCTAGTTTTTCAGATTCGAACTGTCGTGACATCTGAGCCACGCCGATATAGGCGTTGTACAGCTCTGGTGCCCGTGCAGCAACCTGAATCCCAAGAAAAGATCCTCCCGAATGTCCCATTAGGTAAATCTTTTCCTGTCCAAAGCGCTTGCGAAGGTAGTTTGATACCTCTATTGTGTCGGATATCAACTGCTCCCATGTAACAGTCTTAGGGGGAACCTCCGAATTATAGGAAAGTCCAGTACCTCGTGTTTCCCAATAGCAGACCGTAAAATAATCCTCAAGACCTGTAGGATATTTACTAGTAAGCCAATACGTAGGTAGACCTGGACCTCCATGCAGGAAAAGCAGTACTGGCTTCGCTTTATCCCTACCCTTAATAAACATCCCCTGTTCTACTCCATTGATATTCACATGGATTTTTTCTGAAATGCTGCCTACCAACGGCCTTCCATTTTCATCTATGAAA from Serpentinicella alkaliphila harbors:
- a CDS encoding alpha/beta fold hydrolase; this encodes MKDKSMNRFSIKSFRRGIGRVMFIVLSILLVSTFIFAGVLLAWSPGKPIPFIDENGRPLVGSISEKIHVNINGVEQGMFIKGRDKAKPVLLFLHGGPGLPTYWLTSKYPTGLEDYFTVCYWETRGTGLSYNSEVPPKTVTWEQLISDTIEVSNYLRKRFGQEKIYLMGHSGGSFLGIQVAARAPELYNAYIGVAQMSRQFESEKLAYKYMIEQYTKARDIRMVQKLEKFPIPEMNAVPKAYRNLRDVAMHRLGIGTMHNMKSVITGVFFTSFQSREYTLSEKINLWRGKNSSQYQKMWDEMMETDLTKIVQKLNIPVYFFEGVHDYTCNYTLTKEYFEKLQAPVKGFYTFINSAHSPIFEEPEKVKQILEKDVLSGKNNLADIK